One genomic segment of SAR324 cluster bacterium includes these proteins:
- a CDS encoding TatD family hydrolase, with product MTSFIDTHCHLDKLALSLPDALTQAKAAQVNKLLTISVDSESISFVAETAANHEEVYGALGIHPHDAGQYNDTIAEQIRGLANRTEIVAVGETGLDYHYMYAEKEVQQAAFTAQLQLAEELQLPIVLHSREAEDDTMELLHKYPPSRGGVAHSFTSSAKMAHQLVEMGWLLGVNGIVTFRNAQELRDTLKQVPLSHLILETDSPFLSPIPHRGKPNDPSRIPIVASFLADWLEIPIEQLAEETNENAQRLFAFS from the coding sequence ATGACAAGTTTTATCGATACCCATTGCCACCTGGACAAGCTCGCACTTTCTTTACCAGACGCCCTTACACAAGCTAAGGCCGCCCAAGTGAACAAATTGTTGACGATCTCAGTAGATTCAGAATCAATCAGCTTTGTGGCTGAGACAGCAGCAAATCATGAGGAGGTCTATGGAGCTCTGGGCATCCACCCGCATGATGCCGGTCAATACAATGATACTATAGCAGAGCAAATTCGTGGCCTAGCCAATCGGACAGAAATTGTTGCTGTCGGAGAAACTGGCCTCGATTACCACTACATGTATGCAGAGAAAGAGGTTCAACAAGCTGCCTTTACCGCCCAATTACAGCTTGCTGAAGAACTGCAACTTCCGATTGTCCTTCATAGTCGTGAAGCAGAAGATGACACCATGGAGCTTCTGCACAAGTACCCTCCCAGTCGAGGTGGAGTGGCTCACAGTTTCACTAGTTCTGCCAAGATGGCTCATCAGTTGGTAGAAATGGGTTGGCTGCTGGGAGTCAATGGCATCGTCACCTTTCGAAATGCCCAAGAGCTGCGAGACACTCTGAAGCAAGTCCCCTTGAGTCATCTGATTTTAGAAACGGATTCTCCTTTTCTCAGCCCTATTCCCCATCGAGGCAAACCCAACGATCCTTCTCGTATTCCCATTGTAGCCAGCTTTCTCGCAGACTGGCTAGAGATCCCCATTGAACAACTTGCAGAAGAAACCAATGAAAATGCTCAGCGTCTCTTCGCTTTCTCTTAG
- a CDS encoding DUF4743 domain-containing protein: MDELRPLLRWVQRCHEYQLNQFRPFYVAGYKVGWIRPEDLPLFEQSPELFAVESEYVVLLGEPSSPKERSAQLDAVLRQWRDQGHITGWRDEHYLISNDERTPLFSVERSATALLGVLNLGVHLNGFVKRIDGIWLWMARRARNRPRYPGKLDQMVAGGMTAYQSPQQVMKRECQEEAGVPMTLAETLKSVGLVTLCHHNSKGQLRREILYTYDLELPETFQPCNQDGEVEEFQLMPIAEVVHLVAETDEIKTNCNLVVLDFLVRHGVLHADQAYYAELVEGLRRSPTPA; the protein is encoded by the coding sequence ATGGATGAACTACGCCCCCTGCTCCGTTGGGTTCAACGGTGCCACGAATATCAGTTGAATCAATTTCGACCTTTCTATGTTGCTGGATACAAGGTCGGTTGGATTCGTCCAGAAGATCTCCCGCTGTTCGAACAGTCACCAGAACTCTTTGCGGTTGAATCAGAGTATGTCGTGTTGCTGGGCGAACCATCATCACCGAAAGAAAGATCGGCTCAGCTGGATGCAGTTCTGCGACAATGGCGCGATCAAGGACACATCACCGGTTGGCGGGATGAGCATTACCTGATTAGCAATGATGAGCGAACTCCCCTGTTCAGTGTGGAGCGAAGTGCAACAGCTTTACTGGGAGTACTGAACCTTGGTGTTCATCTCAATGGCTTTGTGAAGCGTATTGATGGAATCTGGCTTTGGATGGCTCGACGGGCGAGGAACCGACCACGCTATCCTGGTAAGTTGGATCAAATGGTTGCTGGAGGGATGACTGCCTACCAGAGCCCTCAGCAGGTCATGAAGCGAGAATGCCAAGAAGAAGCTGGAGTCCCAATGACACTGGCAGAGACGCTAAAATCTGTAGGACTAGTGACGCTATGCCATCACAACTCCAAGGGACAGTTGAGGCGCGAAATCCTCTACACCTACGACTTGGAACTTCCAGAAACTTTTCAACCCTGTAATCAGGACGGAGAAGTGGAAGAATTCCAACTGATGCCGATCGCTGAGGTGGTGCATCTGGTAGCAGAAACAGATGAAATCAAGACCAACTGTAACCTGGTAGTCTTGGACTTTCTAGTGCGACATGGTGTCCTTCATGCGGATCAAGCCTACTATGCTGAATTAGTCGAGGGACTGCGCCGTAGCCCTACTCCAGCTTGA
- the dapA gene encoding 4-hydroxy-tetrahydrodipicolinate synthase, whose amino-acid sequence MKADLLAASLMTAIKTPYCSDGSINLATYDFLLQEQIKRGVEGIVVGGTTGEGHLMHWEEQLMLIAHTVHFFGDQLKVIGNTGSNNTREALKATEYGFASGMHASLQINPYYGKTNPTGLKEHFQRVLELGPAIIYNVPSRTGQDLPPELIHELAKHSNLLGVKECAGNDRIAAYEKEGIACWSGNDDQAWEARHRCGGHGVISVTANVVPGLMRRLMDEPDSTLADRLEPLMNWLFVHPNPIGVNTALAMTGATKPVFRLPYVPLDTKLRQTGMDLLQQFESGDLVGPSLELLRDEDFQLVA is encoded by the coding sequence ATGAAAGCCGACTTGCTGGCAGCCAGCCTTATGACCGCAATCAAGACGCCTTACTGTTCTGATGGATCAATCAACCTAGCAACCTATGACTTTCTGCTGCAGGAACAGATCAAACGCGGTGTTGAGGGAATTGTAGTTGGTGGTACTACTGGAGAAGGCCACTTGATGCATTGGGAAGAGCAACTGATGTTGATTGCTCACACCGTTCATTTTTTTGGAGATCAGCTGAAGGTGATTGGCAATACCGGAAGCAACAACACGCGGGAAGCACTCAAGGCCACTGAATACGGCTTTGCTTCAGGGATGCACGCCTCACTGCAGATCAATCCCTATTACGGCAAGACCAACCCAACAGGGCTGAAAGAGCACTTTCAGCGGGTGTTGGAATTGGGCCCCGCCATCATCTACAATGTACCCTCTCGCACTGGACAAGACCTGCCTCCAGAACTGATTCATGAATTGGCTAAACATTCGAACCTGTTGGGTGTTAAGGAATGCGCAGGGAATGACCGAATTGCAGCCTATGAAAAAGAAGGAATCGCTTGCTGGTCAGGTAATGACGATCAGGCATGGGAAGCTCGACACCGTTGTGGTGGACATGGTGTGATTTCTGTCACCGCCAACGTAGTGCCTGGCTTGATGCGCCGCTTGATGGATGAGCCAGACTCAACCCTGGCTGACCGATTGGAACCCTTGATGAACTGGCTGTTTGTCCATCCTAATCCGATCGGAGTCAACACGGCTCTGGCAATGACTGGTGCTACCAAACCGGTCTTTCGACTACCTTATGTCCCGTTGGACACCAAACTCCGCCAGACTGGAATGGATTTGCTGCAGCAGTTTGAGTCTGGTGATTTGGTTGGTCCCTCCCTCGAATTACTGCGTGACGAAGACTTCCAACTTGTCGCCTGA
- a CDS encoding FapA family protein — protein sequence MAKKKELYKLAVVDDRLLLRVPPQLVGAEVANLDDIQRELHVMDVPYLPERLLEIYERSTGNFEELSDLTSGKFLMQVEISHDEQSAFLNLIPPAADDATVMIEEVEHFLEQHDVVQGLNTTSVQKMIDEQSYYDFICVAQGGRARNGTNGTPELTFMDRSGYDDLSGIDLRTVPMMQKVEAGQVLARVYAPTDGDDGYSVKGRAISAVPGRICQLVPGQNARYGTARNEIVADKDGVVCYHNGALHVHDLKTVDNIHAGVVRFDGVLQVKGNIGDSCRVEAFRIEVSGSIGQSVVRATSDIHVQQNVLKGTIQAGGSFSANELMEATVTAGEHLFVLGNITDSTVSGGECVRILNKDGDVAGSKIEGGYVVLVPSVGAQEGAKKSTLEVGISLSERKRIREREDELKSLVADFSKEREEVDSIVRRWGKGKPTGNDEKDLAPLGEEIAQKVSKTHRYMREIRGFKRISDISEQMDGGAVILTGKAIAGTSIFVRRTRFNLVSDAEGMAYQFSQNGVQTRPYEPVLELYQKYLIDLPEE from the coding sequence GTGGCAAAAAAGAAGGAACTTTACAAATTAGCAGTTGTTGATGACCGGTTGCTGTTGCGTGTTCCACCACAGCTGGTTGGGGCTGAAGTCGCCAATTTGGACGATATCCAGCGTGAGTTGCACGTTATGGATGTGCCCTATCTACCGGAACGCCTACTAGAAATTTACGAACGGAGCACAGGGAACTTCGAGGAACTCAGTGACCTGACAAGTGGCAAATTTTTGATGCAGGTGGAAATCAGTCATGATGAGCAGAGCGCATTTCTAAATTTGATTCCACCAGCTGCGGACGATGCAACTGTCATGATTGAGGAGGTCGAGCATTTTCTAGAGCAGCATGACGTAGTGCAAGGCCTCAATACGACATCTGTACAGAAGATGATTGATGAGCAGAGCTACTATGATTTCATCTGTGTAGCTCAGGGTGGCCGAGCTCGCAACGGTACAAACGGAACCCCAGAACTGACTTTCATGGATCGCTCAGGTTATGATGATCTTTCGGGGATTGATCTGCGTACCGTGCCGATGATGCAGAAGGTTGAGGCTGGACAAGTCCTGGCACGCGTATACGCACCGACCGATGGTGATGATGGATACTCTGTCAAGGGACGGGCGATCAGTGCCGTTCCAGGACGTATCTGCCAATTGGTGCCTGGACAGAATGCACGCTATGGTACGGCACGTAACGAAATTGTGGCTGATAAGGATGGAGTGGTCTGCTACCACAATGGTGCCCTCCATGTTCATGACCTCAAGACAGTCGACAATATCCATGCGGGTGTTGTTCGATTTGACGGGGTCTTGCAGGTCAAGGGTAACATTGGAGACAGTTGCCGCGTGGAAGCCTTCCGTATTGAGGTCAGTGGCTCCATTGGACAGTCGGTGGTGCGGGCGACCAGTGACATACATGTACAGCAGAATGTTTTGAAAGGAACGATTCAAGCGGGAGGTTCCTTTAGTGCTAATGAGTTGATGGAGGCTACTGTCACAGCTGGAGAGCACCTGTTTGTGCTGGGGAATATCACGGATTCGACTGTAAGTGGTGGAGAGTGTGTGCGCATCCTGAACAAGGACGGAGACGTTGCTGGAAGTAAGATTGAAGGGGGATACGTGGTCTTGGTTCCAAGTGTTGGAGCTCAGGAAGGAGCTAAGAAATCAACCTTGGAGGTTGGCATTTCACTGAGTGAGCGGAAGCGGATCCGAGAACGTGAAGATGAACTCAAATCACTGGTTGCGGACTTCAGTAAAGAACGTGAAGAAGTGGATTCGATCGTGCGTCGTTGGGGTAAAGGGAAGCCTACTGGAAATGATGAGAAAGACCTGGCTCCTCTTGGAGAGGAAATAGCCCAAAAGGTGAGCAAGACTCATCGCTACATGCGAGAGATCAGAGGCTTCAAGCGGATTAGCGATATCAGTGAGCAAATGGATGGAGGTGCAGTCATTCTGACAGGCAAAGCTATCGCTGGAACATCAATCTTTGTACGCCGAACAAGATTCAATCTGGTTAGTGATGCAGAAGGGATGGCCTATCAGTTTTCTCAGAATGGCGTGCAGACACGGCCCTACGAACCAGTTCTGGAACTTTACCAGAAGTACTTGATCGACTTGCCGGAGGAGTGA
- a CDS encoding nicotinate phosphoribosyltransferase, with protein sequence MLSEFSALRTDLYQITMAYGYWKSGLQNREGVFHMVFRTAPFKGGFTIACGLGDVVHYLRDFRFTDSDLAYLATLEGSDGKPLFEKPFLKYLEEMELVCDLDAVPEGTVVFPYEPLLRVQGPLIQCQLLESHILNVVNFQTLIATKAARICIATKGKPVLEFGLRRAQGSDGALAASRAAYVGGCVATSNVLAGKHYGIPVRGTMGHSWVMSFDNEREAFATYAKVMPNNTVLLVDTYSTLRGVQNAIEVGRELRVQGHELAGIRLDSGDLAYLSVEARRMLDENGFQETKILASNDLDEFVVDSLQLQQAQIDAWGIGTKLVTAYDQPALDGVYKMGAIRDPGKDWQYKIKIAEQSNKLTTPGIQQVRRYRQNGHYAADMIYDVQQGFDIPCTMVDPFDITRQRHFESEANWEDLLQPVFRQGKAVQELPFLNSIRERVQSQLNGFHNAVLRTVNPHEYPVGMERGLFDLRTRLTLEVRNRSRHAN encoded by the coding sequence ATGCTGTCTGAATTTTCTGCTCTGCGCACGGATCTCTACCAGATTACCATGGCTTACGGCTACTGGAAGAGTGGTCTGCAAAATCGAGAAGGCGTCTTCCATATGGTTTTTCGTACCGCTCCTTTCAAGGGTGGGTTCACGATTGCCTGTGGCTTGGGGGATGTGGTGCATTATCTCAGAGATTTTCGCTTCACCGACTCTGACCTAGCCTATCTGGCAACTCTAGAGGGCAGTGATGGCAAGCCGTTGTTTGAAAAGCCGTTTCTGAAGTACCTTGAGGAGATGGAACTGGTCTGTGATCTGGATGCGGTTCCCGAGGGAACGGTGGTCTTCCCGTATGAGCCCTTGTTGCGTGTTCAGGGACCGTTGATTCAGTGTCAGTTGCTGGAATCCCACATTCTCAATGTCGTCAATTTCCAGACACTGATTGCTACAAAGGCTGCTCGTATCTGTATTGCGACAAAGGGCAAGCCTGTGCTGGAGTTTGGACTACGCCGCGCACAAGGATCGGATGGTGCCCTGGCTGCCAGTCGAGCAGCCTATGTCGGTGGCTGTGTGGCGACATCGAATGTTCTCGCCGGAAAACATTACGGGATCCCAGTCCGAGGCACGATGGGGCACAGTTGGGTGATGTCCTTCGACAATGAACGTGAAGCCTTTGCGACCTACGCTAAGGTGATGCCCAATAACACAGTGTTGCTAGTCGATACCTATTCAACGCTGCGAGGAGTTCAGAACGCAATTGAAGTTGGGCGAGAACTACGAGTGCAAGGCCATGAATTGGCTGGAATTCGACTAGATTCAGGAGACCTGGCCTACCTCAGTGTGGAAGCTCGGCGAATGCTTGATGAGAACGGTTTTCAGGAAACGAAGATACTAGCCAGTAACGACTTGGATGAATTTGTTGTGGATTCTCTGCAACTCCAACAAGCCCAGATCGATGCTTGGGGAATCGGCACTAAGCTTGTTACTGCTTATGATCAGCCGGCGCTTGATGGTGTCTACAAGATGGGAGCAATTCGAGATCCAGGTAAAGACTGGCAGTACAAGATCAAGATTGCTGAGCAATCAAACAAACTGACCACTCCGGGCATTCAGCAAGTCAGAAGATATCGACAGAACGGCCACTATGCTGCTGATATGATCTACGATGTGCAGCAGGGATTCGACATCCCCTGTACAATGGTGGATCCCTTCGACATCACCCGCCAGCGACATTTTGAGTCTGAAGCAAACTGGGAAGACCTATTGCAGCCAGTATTCCGGCAAGGGAAAGCTGTCCAGGAGCTGCCATTCTTGAACAGTATCCGTGAGCGAGTACAGTCACAGCTGAATGGTTTCCATAACGCGGTACTGCGTACGGTCAATCCCCATGAATATCCTGTGGGCATGGAGCGTGGGCTCTTCGACTTACGCACTCGTCTGACCCTGGAGGTCCGTAACCGGTCACGTCATGCGAACTGA
- a CDS encoding pentapeptide repeat-containing protein — protein sequence MADINRDEIERRIRRREPLRDLNLSSLKLDGMSLAGGVFRRCRFNDTTFLSTVLDAVRFEACILGGCDMRGASMREAALENCDLDGTNLQNSSLGETSFRSSSLVRTDFSGARMERVILIEVNAELASFSQARLNGAYLMRGKFLLCDFSLVEAEGLMATKADFTGSLMTAASLEQAVLANSSFSFCDLTVVSANRAMLKGSNFYKAKLFQAQFNEANLEDALICDVNGKEAVFTNAKLNKASFLQSDLQGSNLTGAETQGTLMKGANLEGVTQ from the coding sequence ATGGCGGATATCAACCGAGATGAAATTGAACGCCGAATCCGTCGTCGGGAACCCCTGCGTGATCTGAACCTGAGTAGCCTAAAGCTGGATGGGATGTCTCTGGCAGGTGGTGTGTTTCGACGATGCCGCTTCAACGACACCACTTTTTTGAGCACTGTACTAGACGCAGTTCGTTTTGAGGCTTGTATCCTCGGTGGTTGCGATATGCGTGGGGCGAGCATGCGTGAAGCTGCGCTGGAGAACTGCGATCTGGACGGTACCAATCTTCAGAATTCCAGTTTGGGTGAGACAAGTTTCCGTTCCTCATCACTGGTGCGTACCGACTTCAGCGGCGCCAGGATGGAACGAGTGATTCTGATTGAGGTGAATGCTGAGTTAGCGAGCTTTTCCCAAGCTCGGCTGAACGGAGCCTATCTGATGCGGGGCAAGTTCCTACTCTGTGACTTCTCATTGGTGGAAGCCGAAGGACTGATGGCTACCAAGGCAGACTTCACGGGTTCCTTAATGACAGCGGCATCTTTGGAGCAGGCAGTGCTTGCTAATTCCTCATTCAGCTTCTGTGATCTAACAGTCGTCTCAGCCAATAGAGCGATGCTCAAGGGTAGCAATTTCTACAAGGCAAAGCTGTTTCAAGCACAATTCAACGAAGCCAATCTGGAAGATGCGTTGATCTGCGATGTGAATGGTAAGGAAGCAGTATTTACGAATGCTAAGCTCAACAAAGCCAGCTTTCTGCAATCAGATTTGCAGGGCAGTAACTTGACTGGTGCCGAGACGCAGGGGACTCTGATGAAGGGAGCCAACCTGGAGGGAGTGACTCAATGA
- the nusB gene encoding transcription antitermination factor NusB → MRHKAREIALQGLYQLEIHKTTELDLIDAFLARTRQDEWEHFRSRLKEDKSATEQMDAKHQEFGKKLQETLEFARNLIQGTSLHRKKLDRVIKHNLESWKLGRLSVLTRNVLRLAVYEMLFQANEVPHRVVINEALELTDSFIDEKTKSFVNSVLQKVYDRQRQPQVDSTQTPPIETTLESAEPNS, encoded by the coding sequence ATGCGCCACAAAGCCCGTGAGATCGCCCTGCAAGGCCTTTATCAGCTGGAAATCCACAAGACCACAGAACTAGATCTAATTGATGCCTTCCTCGCCAGAACTCGTCAGGATGAATGGGAACACTTCCGTAGTCGTCTCAAGGAAGACAAGTCCGCGACGGAACAAATGGATGCGAAGCACCAGGAGTTCGGCAAGAAGCTACAGGAAACTCTTGAATTCGCTCGTAACCTGATACAGGGTACCTCCCTCCATCGCAAGAAACTGGATCGTGTGATCAAGCACAATCTAGAGAGCTGGAAATTAGGCCGTCTCTCTGTGCTGACTCGTAACGTCCTTCGACTGGCAGTGTACGAGATGCTTTTTCAGGCGAACGAAGTGCCACACCGGGTTGTGATCAATGAGGCATTGGAATTGACAGACTCTTTCATTGATGAAAAGACTAAGAGCTTTGTTAACAGTGTTCTCCAGAAAGTCTACGATCGGCAGCGCCAGCCTCAGGTTGACTCTACTCAAACACCTCCCATAGAAACCACACTGGAATCCGCAGAACCAAACTCCTGA
- the rnc gene encoding ribonuclease III, giving the protein MPPQAPTQELCDRLGYQFSRPELLKQALTHKSCVHDGNARSPQQNNERFEFLGDAVLDLLISELLMDRFPELSEGGLSKLRASLVNESGLRRIANSLELGQFLLMGKGEEMTGGREKASLLADAVEALFAAIYLDSREKQGLQEVTRIVYKLFSSVLPGRVEDVAVRDFKSELQEYVQKHFGVLVTYELMHQTGPDHQKEFEMAALVEQKVYGRGTGKSKKQAGQRAAQQALETLVDQASSAS; this is encoded by the coding sequence ATGCCACCCCAAGCTCCAACGCAAGAACTCTGTGATCGACTCGGCTATCAGTTCAGCAGACCTGAACTGCTGAAGCAGGCACTAACTCATAAATCTTGTGTTCACGATGGCAACGCCAGGAGTCCTCAACAGAACAATGAACGCTTTGAATTTTTGGGAGATGCGGTACTAGATCTGCTGATAAGTGAATTGCTGATGGATCGATTCCCAGAGTTGTCGGAAGGTGGTCTTTCGAAATTGCGTGCTTCTCTGGTGAACGAGAGTGGGTTACGCCGGATTGCAAACTCGCTGGAGCTCGGCCAGTTTCTACTGATGGGCAAAGGTGAAGAAATGACGGGCGGGCGTGAGAAAGCATCACTGTTGGCAGATGCCGTCGAAGCACTTTTTGCTGCGATCTATTTGGATAGCCGAGAAAAGCAGGGACTGCAAGAGGTGACGCGAATCGTCTACAAACTCTTCAGCAGTGTGTTGCCGGGTCGGGTCGAAGATGTCGCTGTGAGGGATTTTAAGTCAGAATTACAGGAATATGTCCAGAAGCACTTTGGTGTACTGGTTACTTATGAGTTGATGCACCAGACCGGACCTGATCATCAGAAAGAGTTCGAGATGGCAGCCTTGGTAGAACAGAAAGTATATGGTCGTGGAACAGGTAAAAGCAAAAAACAAGCGGGTCAGCGAGCGGCCCAGCAAGCTCTCGAAACCCTCGTTGACCAAGCGTCCTCCGCAAGCTAG
- a CDS encoding pseudouridine synthase → MTSLPLVVENAAVRIQKVMAQAGIASRRAAEKMILEGIVSLNGQTVTELGQRMVPGRDHLVVDGKKVRLPEVGQRKVYALYKPKNCITSLSDPEGRRTIVDYFPRKSQRLFPVGRLDYDAEGLLLLTNDGEFAHRIMHPRFKIAKSYFVKVRGLIQVSDMEPLRRGPVIDGRSHMPVQSKILHQRNGKTWLEVILHEGTNQQIKKMFLGLGYPVLKIKRFRIGSIDLGTLRPGEHRILSKEERQQLLDLAGNPS, encoded by the coding sequence ATGACAAGTCTTCCTCTAGTAGTTGAGAATGCTGCGGTTAGAATTCAGAAAGTGATGGCCCAGGCTGGTATCGCTTCCAGACGAGCTGCAGAGAAGATGATTCTTGAGGGCATAGTTAGCCTCAACGGTCAAACAGTCACGGAGTTGGGTCAACGAATGGTCCCAGGTCGGGACCATTTGGTGGTTGACGGAAAGAAGGTTCGGCTTCCAGAAGTCGGACAGCGCAAGGTGTACGCACTCTACAAGCCCAAGAATTGCATCACATCTCTGAGCGATCCGGAAGGTCGGCGAACGATCGTTGATTACTTCCCCCGCAAGTCGCAGCGCCTTTTCCCGGTGGGTCGTCTGGATTACGACGCAGAAGGATTGCTGCTACTTACAAACGATGGTGAATTTGCTCACCGCATTATGCATCCGCGCTTCAAGATCGCTAAGAGTTACTTCGTGAAAGTACGCGGTCTGATCCAGGTTTCAGATATGGAACCATTGCGTCGCGGACCTGTGATTGATGGACGCTCTCACATGCCAGTCCAGAGCAAAATTCTTCATCAGCGTAATGGCAAAACCTGGCTGGAAGTGATTCTTCACGAAGGCACAAACCAGCAAATTAAGAAAATGTTCCTTGGATTGGGCTATCCGGTGCTCAAGATTAAGCGCTTTCGGATTGGCAGTATTGATCTGGGGACCTTACGACCTGGAGAACATCGGATTCTCTCCAAGGAAGAACGCCAGCAACTGCTCGATCTTGCTGGTAATCCTAGTTAG